In one Butyrivibrio proteoclasticus B316 genomic region, the following are encoded:
- a CDS encoding citrate/2-methylcitrate synthase — protein sequence MDLGKGYYSENTPEIVELSKLSEEADLIENDLFIKYDVKRGLRDLNGKGVLTGLTRISEIIAKKNVDGKEIPADGEIYFRGYDVHQLIDAAVKENRFAFEECAYLLLFDKLPTGKELFEFEKLLGVYKSLPTSFVRDVIMKAPSRDMMNTLARSVLTLYSYDDHADDVSLPNVLRQSLQLISMFPLLSIYGYHAYNHYHEGNSLIIHPPKEELSTAETILYLLRPDSKYTELEAKLLDICLVLHMEHGGGNNSSFTTHVVSSSMTDTYSVIAAAIGSLKGPRHGGANIKVVHMFDDIEANVSNWEDEDEVRAYLDKILNKEAFDKAGLIYGIGHAIYSKSDPRAVILKGFVEKLAVEKGKEKELALYKMVEKIAPELIAGERTMYKGVSANVDFYSGFVYRMLELPEELYPTIFAIARIVGWSAHRMEELANNGKIIRPAYMAIEPRKEYVDMTDRD from the coding sequence ATGGATTTAGGCAAGGGATATTACTCGGAAAACACACCGGAAATTGTTGAACTGTCCAAGCTTTCAGAAGAAGCTGATCTTATCGAAAATGATCTTTTTATCAAATACGATGTCAAAAGAGGACTTCGTGATCTAAATGGTAAGGGTGTACTTACAGGTCTTACCAGAATATCAGAAATAATCGCCAAGAAAAATGTTGATGGCAAGGAAATACCGGCTGATGGTGAAATCTATTTTAGAGGCTACGATGTCCATCAGCTTATAGATGCTGCGGTCAAAGAGAACAGATTTGCATTCGAGGAATGTGCGTATCTGCTTCTTTTTGACAAGCTTCCAACAGGAAAAGAACTGTTTGAATTTGAAAAGCTTCTGGGAGTCTACAAGAGCCTTCCAACAAGCTTTGTTCGTGATGTTATCATGAAGGCTCCAAGTAGGGATATGATGAATACTCTTGCCCGAAGCGTGCTGACTCTTTATTCATATGATGATCATGCGGACGATGTTTCATTACCTAATGTACTCAGGCAATCCCTTCAGCTTATCAGCATGTTTCCTCTTTTATCAATATATGGATATCATGCATATAATCACTATCATGAGGGCAATTCGCTTATTATACATCCGCCAAAGGAAGAACTCTCTACAGCAGAGACTATTCTGTATCTGCTAAGGCCGGATAGTAAGTATACAGAGCTTGAAGCTAAACTTTTAGATATTTGCCTTGTTCTTCACATGGAACATGGTGGTGGTAATAATTCATCTTTTACAACTCATGTAGTCAGCTCATCAATGACGGATACCTATTCTGTTATAGCGGCTGCTATTGGCTCTCTTAAGGGGCCCAGACACGGCGGCGCCAACATCAAGGTTGTCCATATGTTTGATGATATTGAGGCTAATGTGAGCAACTGGGAGGATGAGGATGAAGTCAGGGCCTACCTGGATAAAATTCTCAATAAGGAGGCCTTTGACAAGGCAGGGCTAATCTATGGTATAGGTCATGCTATTTACTCCAAGTCAGATCCGAGAGCTGTAATACTGAAAGGCTTTGTAGAAAAACTTGCTGTTGAGAAAGGTAAGGAAAAAGAGCTTGCTCTTTATAAGATGGTTGAGAAGATTGCGCCTGAACTTATTGCCGGAGAAAGAACTATGTATAAGGGAGTCAGCGCGAATGTGGACTTCTACTCAGGCTTTGTTTACAGAATGCTCGAGCTTCCTGAAGAACTATATCCTACTATCTTTGCGATTGCGAGAATTGTTGGGTGGAGCGCGCACAGAATGGAAGAGCTTGCCAATAACGGTAAGATCATTAGACCAGCATATATGGCTATTGAACCAAGGAAAGAATACGTTGATATGACAGACAGAGACTGA
- a CDS encoding DUF1622 domain-containing protein: MEAVYQSAESILRYVVEFSTLLLELFGICILVFTAIKSFIYWLKKDESIRLGLAQGIALALEFKLGGEVLRTVVVRDWAELGILGAIITLRAALTFLIHWEIKNEKKALEPKI, translated from the coding sequence ATGGAAGCTGTATATCAGAGCGCAGAAAGTATACTTCGTTATGTTGTAGAGTTTTCGACACTTCTTCTTGAACTATTTGGAATCTGTATTCTTGTATTTACTGCTATTAAAAGCTTTATATACTGGCTCAAAAAGGATGAGTCAATAAGGCTTGGGCTCGCACAGGGGATAGCACTTGCTCTTGAATTCAAGCTTGGAGGCGAGGTGCTTAGAACAGTAGTGGTTCGTGACTGGGCAGAACTTGGAATTCTTGGCGCGATCATTACCTTGCGAGCTGCGCTTACTTTCCTTATCCACTGGGAAATCAAGAATGAGAAAAAGGCCCTGGAACCAAAGATATAA
- the deoC gene encoding deoxyribose-phosphate aldolase gives MEEKDILKLIDHTQLQANATWEDIVSLCDEAVKYGTATVCIPQAYLKRVHDKYGDNLKLCTVIGFPLGYNSAHSKVVEAQDSIADGAEEIDTVVNISDVKNHRYDEVRKELKMIREACGDKLLKVIIETCYLTEEEKIELCKIVTEVKADYIKTSTGFGSAGATLADIELFKKHIGPDVKIKAAGGIRTIEDALAYAEAGCSRIGSSKVAPLIAAKYNL, from the coding sequence ATGGAAGAAAAGGATATTTTAAAACTTATTGATCACACACAGCTCCAGGCTAATGCTACATGGGAAGATATAGTTTCTCTTTGCGACGAGGCTGTTAAATATGGCACAGCTACAGTTTGTATTCCTCAGGCTTACTTAAAGAGAGTTCACGACAAGTATGGCGATAACTTAAAACTTTGCACAGTTATTGGTTTCCCTCTTGGATATAACTCAGCTCACTCCAAGGTAGTTGAAGCTCAGGATTCAATCGCTGACGGTGCTGAAGAGATTGACACAGTAGTTAATATCAGTGATGTCAAGAATCACAGATATGATGAAGTAAGAAAAGAGCTTAAGATGATCCGCGAAGCTTGCGGTGACAAGCTCCTTAAAGTAATCATCGAGACTTGCTACCTCACTGAAGAGGAAAAGATCGAGCTTTGCAAGATCGTCACAGAGGTTAAGGCTGATTACATCAAGACATCTACAGGCTTTGGTTCAGCCGGTGCTACACTTGCTGACATCGAGCTTTTCAAAAAGCACATCGGTCCTGATGTTAAGATCAAGGCTGCCGGCGGTATCAGAACAATCGAGGATGCACTTGCTTATGCAGAGGCTGGATGCAGCCGTATCGGTTCATCAAAGGTTGCTCCTCTCATCGCAGCAAAATATAACCTTTGA
- a CDS encoding aminopeptidase P family protein, whose translation MSSENVVIKDRLSKLRAKMAEYGIDYYMMPTSDFHNSEYSADFFKVREYFCGFDGSNGTLVVGQDFAGMWTDGRYFIQAENQMKGTGVELYKMMNPGVPTIEEYLFQNMKEGQTLGFDGRVVSTSIGEKLEKKLSAKKISLKIDKDLAEEVWTDRPALPCHDMYVLPDELCGKSFGEKLSDVREAMKKVNAKAHLLSKLDDICWLTNIRGNDVECNPVILAYAYITMDKFILFVQDKEVTDEARAYCDKVGIELKDYHEIMSFISGASFDGDVLYDKRNTNFLTYKTLSAKADELKVALVNKKDPTELMKAVKNDTELKNIREVYLRDSAKLTEFIYWVKHNVGKVEMTEYTAAEKLDSMRAELPGFIELSFPTISAYNANAAMAHYEATKDNAAEVKAQGMLLVDSGGTYMGGTTDVTRTIVVGEISDEIKKHYTATVAGMLQMADALFLEGCTGRNLDVYARRPLWDIGIDYNHGTGHGIGYILNVHEGPHSLRWRYAEGVSEAVLEPGMIVSDEPGVYIEGSHGIRIENIIEVVERSENEYGKFLGFDHLTYAPIDLEAIDTRYMKPEHVELLNKYHKMVYDKVSPLIQDEAVKEWLKEATRAI comes from the coding sequence ATGTCTAGTGAGAATGTTGTTATAAAAGACAGACTATCTAAGCTTCGTGCGAAGATGGCTGAATACGGTATTGATTATTACATGATGCCTACATCTGATTTCCACAATTCAGAGTATTCTGCAGACTTTTTTAAGGTAAGAGAGTATTTCTGCGGATTTGACGGATCAAACGGAACACTTGTTGTCGGTCAGGATTTTGCCGGCATGTGGACAGATGGAAGATACTTTATCCAGGCTGAGAACCAGATGAAGGGCACAGGGGTAGAACTCTATAAGATGATGAATCCCGGTGTTCCTACAATTGAAGAGTATCTTTTCCAGAATATGAAAGAGGGACAGACTCTTGGCTTTGACGGAAGAGTTGTTTCAACAAGTATTGGAGAGAAGCTGGAGAAAAAACTATCTGCCAAGAAGATCAGTCTCAAGATAGATAAGGATCTTGCTGAAGAAGTATGGACAGACAGACCTGCACTTCCATGTCATGACATGTATGTTCTTCCGGATGAACTTTGCGGAAAGAGCTTTGGAGAGAAGCTTTCAGATGTCAGAGAGGCCATGAAGAAGGTTAATGCCAAGGCACATCTTTTGTCAAAACTTGATGATATCTGCTGGCTTACAAATATTCGTGGTAATGATGTGGAGTGCAACCCTGTAATCCTTGCTTATGCATATATTACTATGGATAAGTTTATTCTCTTTGTTCAGGATAAAGAGGTAACAGATGAAGCGAGAGCTTATTGCGATAAGGTGGGCATCGAACTTAAGGATTACCATGAGATCATGAGCTTTATTTCAGGTGCTTCTTTTGATGGAGATGTTCTCTACGATAAGAGAAACACAAACTTCCTTACCTATAAGACTTTGTCTGCCAAGGCTGATGAGCTTAAGGTAGCGCTTGTTAACAAGAAAGATCCTACTGAGCTTATGAAGGCTGTCAAGAATGACACTGAGCTTAAGAATATCAGGGAAGTATATCTTAGAGACAGTGCTAAGCTTACTGAGTTTATCTATTGGGTTAAACATAACGTTGGCAAGGTAGAGATGACTGAGTATACAGCAGCAGAGAAGCTTGATTCAATGAGAGCTGAACTTCCGGGCTTTATTGAGCTTTCTTTCCCTACTATCAGTGCATATAATGCCAACGCAGCTATGGCTCATTATGAAGCTACCAAGGATAATGCGGCAGAAGTTAAGGCTCAGGGAATGCTCCTTGTAGATTCAGGCGGAACATACATGGGCGGAACAACTGATGTTACCAGAACTATTGTAGTTGGAGAGATTTCCGATGAGATCAAGAAGCACTATACAGCTACTGTAGCCGGAATGCTTCAGATGGCTGATGCTCTTTTCCTTGAAGGTTGCACTGGCAGAAACCTTGATGTTTATGCGAGAAGACCACTTTGGGATATAGGAATTGATTACAACCACGGAACAGGACATGGCATCGGTTATATTCTTAATGTACATGAGGGACCTCACAGCCTCAGATGGAGATATGCAGAAGGCGTTTCAGAAGCAGTCCTTGAGCCCGGTATGATTGTATCTGATGAGCCTGGTGTTTACATCGAGGGCAGTCATGGTATCCGTATTGAGAATATCATTGAGGTTGTTGAGCGCTCAGAGAATGAGTATGGCAAGTTCCTTGGATTTGACCATCTTACATACGCTCCAATTGATCTTGAGGCTATTGACACCCGCTATATGAAGCCTGAACATGTTGAGCTTTTGAATAAGTACCACAAGATGGTTTATGATAAGGTAAGTCCTCTTATTCAGGATGAAGCTGTTAAGGAATGGCTCAAGGAAGCTACCAGAGCAATTTGA
- a CDS encoding YihY/virulence factor BrkB family protein: protein MNIKTALFALARDFSVRMQKKNMQSYASSTAFFLIVSLIPMLILLSSVLPYTSLTEEDLVRVMVELTPDFADDIMVRIVGEAYEQSVAVFSISAVASIWTGALGMLALIRGLNIIYDVDERRNYFYLRLIAAFYTIAMIVIVLIMLVIMVFGDFVKQLIMNAYPHVWTAISFFVNFKFIMVIGIATFAFAMIYTFIPSARMKFIYQLPGALFSAIVWYVFSWLFSLYVSLPDTYSIYGSLATPVIMMFWLYFCIYIFLIGAFINRFFHPAVKVLYDDHHKNRVRKNAKKKSTKVIRKHKDNYEFR from the coding sequence ATGAACATTAAGACTGCGCTTTTTGCTCTTGCAAGAGACTTTTCAGTCAGAATGCAAAAAAAGAATATGCAATCTTATGCCAGTAGTACGGCGTTTTTTCTTATTGTGTCTCTTATTCCTATGCTGATTCTTTTATCATCAGTACTCCCTTACACATCACTTACAGAAGAGGATCTTGTACGTGTAATGGTGGAACTGACTCCGGATTTTGCCGATGATATTATGGTCAGGATCGTCGGGGAGGCCTATGAACAGTCAGTTGCAGTTTTTTCAATTTCGGCTGTGGCTTCTATCTGGACAGGGGCGCTTGGAATGCTGGCACTTATCAGAGGGCTTAATATTATTTACGATGTAGATGAGCGTCGTAATTATTTTTACCTGAGACTGATAGCAGCCTTTTATACAATCGCCATGATAGTTATCGTTCTTATAATGCTTGTGATAATGGTCTTTGGCGATTTCGTCAAACAACTGATCATGAACGCATATCCCCACGTATGGACGGCCATATCATTCTTTGTGAATTTCAAGTTTATAATGGTCATTGGAATAGCAACATTTGCTTTTGCTATGATCTATACCTTTATTCCAAGTGCCAGAATGAAATTTATATATCAGCTTCCGGGAGCTCTTTTTTCAGCTATTGTCTGGTATGTCTTTTCATGGCTTTTTTCTTTATATGTGAGCCTTCCTGATACCTATTCGATATACGGAAGTCTTGCGACACCTGTTATTATGATGTTCTGGCTGTATTTTTGTATTTATATTTTCCTGATTGGGGCTTTTATAAACAGATTTTTCCATCCGGCTGTTAAGGTGCTATACGATGATCACCACAAAAACAGAGTAAGGAAAAATGCCAAGAAAAAGAGTACAAAGGTAATCAGGAAGCATAAAGATAATTATGAATTTAGATAA
- a CDS encoding AI-2E family transporter, producing the protein MKIGKNLPKKKWVSYTIATCSAVILYMILSNFSSITEGFGSLYGYIKPVVSGMIVAYIFNPLSKVFNDKVFRKMKNESAKWKLSVCCTIIVIVLAVVLLFVALIPQLADSISTFVSNVDGYVATTQGVLRDLEKNDTTGLFSGELGALASFTDKILDKIGEYFSNNVGNVVTTSASIGKSVFDAVIAFILAIYLLLDKTRLKNGFARFTRLIMKPENHENVAIFLDRCNSIIIRYISFDIVEGIIVGAVNLIFMLIAGMPYSVLISVIVGVTNLAPTFGPIVGCVIGAFILVLVNPWYAVAFIAFTIVLQTIDGYILKPRLFGESLGVSPLMILIAIVVGGRLFGVVGILLAIPFAAIIDFVWRDYVLKKLEERHAKVYHNK; encoded by the coding sequence ATGAAAATCGGTAAGAATCTGCCCAAAAAGAAATGGGTATCGTATACAATAGCTACATGTTCAGCTGTTATTCTGTATATGATACTATCTAACTTTTCGAGCATAACTGAAGGATTTGGATCACTTTATGGCTACATCAAGCCTGTTGTGAGCGGTATGATAGTGGCTTATATTTTCAATCCGCTTTCCAAGGTTTTTAATGATAAAGTGTTCAGAAAAATGAAAAATGAGAGTGCCAAGTGGAAGCTTTCTGTTTGCTGTACGATCATTGTGATCGTTCTTGCCGTTGTTTTACTCTTTGTTGCACTTATTCCTCAGCTTGCAGACAGTATCAGTACATTTGTGAGTAATGTGGACGGATATGTAGCCACTACTCAGGGAGTACTAAGAGACCTTGAGAAGAATGATACTACAGGTTTGTTTAGCGGAGAACTTGGCGCGTTGGCATCATTTACCGACAAGATCCTGGATAAGATTGGCGAATATTTCTCTAATAATGTCGGAAATGTTGTAACTACCTCAGCCAGCATAGGTAAGAGTGTGTTTGACGCTGTGATTGCTTTTATTCTTGCGATTTATCTTTTACTCGATAAGACGAGACTTAAAAATGGATTTGCCAGATTTACCAGACTTATCATGAAGCCTGAGAACCATGAGAATGTAGCAATCTTTTTAGACAGATGTAATAGCATTATTATCAGATATATCAGCTTTGATATCGTAGAGGGAATAATTGTAGGAGCAGTGAATCTGATATTTATGCTGATTGCAGGAATGCCTTATTCAGTACTTATTTCTGTAATAGTAGGAGTAACTAACCTCGCACCGACTTTTGGACCTATTGTTGGATGCGTTATCGGAGCGTTTATCCTTGTTCTGGTCAACCCATGGTATGCGGTTGCATTTATAGCATTTACAATAGTTCTTCAGACTATAGATGGCTATATCCTTAAGCCAAGACTATTTGGTGAAAGTCTTGGAGTTTCTCCTCTGATGATACTGATAGCAATTGTTGTAGGAGGAAGGCTGTTTGGCGTTGTGGGAATTCTTTTGGCTATTCCTTTTGCGGCTATCATTGATTTCGTTTGGAGGGATTATGTCCTAAAAAAACTTGAGGAAAGACACGCAAAGGTTTATCATAATAAGTAG
- a CDS encoding endonuclease/exonuclease/phosphatase family protein: MKKILKILGAVLLVAVFVVVTLVAYLTIDEYKPEAVEQVEIIGTAGNPTVTGKEYTFATWNIGYGALGDNADFFMDGGKMVYSADESRVRENLSEIAKRVDAINPDFLVMQELDRNSSRSYFIDELERLKSEGESDVFKYQSSFAPNFNVSFVPLPVPPIGRVLAGETTYSSHETSLAERVALPCPFKWPLRTFNLKRCLLVTRYPVEESDRELVIINLHLEAYDSGEGKIAQTNMLKELMDNEVAKGNYIIVAGDFNQTFSNIDLSKYPVLEGKWEAGIINTEDFSSTFSFLYDDTYPTCRSLDRVLIDAEDKSPESFQYYMLDGCIVSDNIQVNHVETINTEFKCSDHNPVVVKFVLKSE, translated from the coding sequence ATGAAGAAAATACTGAAAATACTTGGAGCCGTTTTACTTGTTGCAGTTTTTGTTGTCGTAACGCTTGTAGCTTATCTGACAATAGATGAGTACAAGCCCGAAGCTGTAGAACAGGTCGAAATCATAGGAACAGCAGGAAATCCGACTGTTACCGGCAAGGAGTATACTTTTGCGACATGGAATATAGGCTATGGAGCCCTTGGAGATAATGCTGACTTCTTCATGGACGGCGGCAAAATGGTATATAGCGCAGATGAATCAAGGGTCAGGGAAAATTTGTCAGAAATTGCCAAACGTGTTGACGCTATAAATCCTGATTTCCTTGTGATGCAGGAGCTGGACAGGAATTCTTCCAGATCATATTTTATTGATGAACTTGAGAGATTAAAGAGTGAGGGTGAATCTGATGTATTTAAGTATCAGAGCAGCTTTGCTCCAAACTTTAATGTTTCTTTTGTTCCTCTTCCTGTGCCTCCAATCGGACGTGTTCTTGCAGGAGAGACTACCTACTCTTCTCATGAAACAAGCCTTGCTGAGAGGGTTGCACTACCATGTCCCTTCAAGTGGCCGCTAAGGACCTTTAATCTTAAGAGATGTCTTCTTGTGACAAGATATCCTGTTGAAGAATCGGACAGAGAGCTTGTAATTATTAACCTTCATCTTGAAGCCTATGACTCCGGAGAAGGTAAGATTGCACAGACTAACATGTTAAAAGAACTTATGGATAATGAAGTTGCAAAGGGAAACTACATAATTGTAGCAGGCGACTTTAACCAGACATTTTCTAATATAGATTTATCAAAATATCCTGTGCTTGAAGGAAAATGGGAAGCCGGAATAATCAATACAGAAGATTTTAGCAGTACATTCAGTTTTCTGTATGATGATACTTATCCTACGTGCAGATCTCTTGACAGAGTGCTTATAGATGCAGAGGATAAGAGCCCTGAGAGTTTTCAGTACTACATGCTCGATGGATGTATAGTTTCCGACAATATTCAGGTTAATCATGTTGAAACAATTAATACTGAATTTAAGTGTTCAGATCATAATCCTGTTGTAGTAAAATTTGTTCTGAAAAGTGAGTAA